The proteins below are encoded in one region of Takifugu rubripes chromosome 1, fTakRub1.2, whole genome shotgun sequence:
- the galnt13 gene encoding polypeptide N-acetylgalactosaminyltransferase 13 isoform X3 — MGKAVVIPKDEQEKMKELFKINQFNLMASDMIALNRSLPDVRLDGCKTKVYPDDVPNTSIVIVFHNEAWSTLLRTVHSVINRSPRHLLVEIVLVDDASERDFLKKKLENYVRTLEVPVRILRMEQRSGLIRARLRGAAATKGQVITFLDAHCECTVGWLEPLLARIKEDRTAVVCPIIDVISDETFEYMAGSDMTYGGFNWKLNFRWYPVPQREMDRRKGDRTLPVRTPTMAGGLFSIDKTYFEEIGSYDPGMDIWGGENLEMSFRIWQCGGSLEIVTCSHVGHVFRKATPYSFPGGTGQVINKNNRRLAEVWMDDFKDFFYIISPGVMRVDYGDVSSRKGLRDALRCKPFSWYLENIYPDSQIPRRYYSLGEIRNVETNQCVDNMGRKENEKVGFFNCHGMGGNQVFSYTADKEIRTDDLCLDVSRLNGPVLMLKCHHMKGNQMFEYDAEKRTFLHIITQSCLTLSRLEDGSYGPTVEYCNSSPKQRWILHNYTRLEVARHLYFSPTDYFI, encoded by the exons ATGGGCAAGGCGGTGGTCATCCCCAAGGACGagcaggagaaaatgaaggagCTGTTTAAAATTAACCAGTTTAATCTGATGGCCAGCGACATGATTGCCCTCAACAGGAGTCTGCCCGACGTGAGGTTGGATGG CTGTAAAACAAAGGTGTATCCCGACGATGTGCCCAACACCAGCATTGTGATTGTCTTTCACAATGAGGCCTGGAGCACCCTGCTGCGGACCGTCCACAGCGTCATTAACCGCTCTCCCAGACACCTGCTCGTGGAGATCGTGCTCGTGGACGATGCCAGTGAGAGAG ATTTcctgaagaagaagctggagaactATGTACGGACCCTGGAGGTGCCTGTGAGGATCCTCAGGATGGAGCAGCGTTCGGGGCTCATCAGAGCCAGGCTGAGGGGGGCGGCTGCCACCAAAGGTCAGGTCATCACCTTCTTGGATGCTCACTGTGAGTGTACCGTCGGATGGCTCGAGCCCTTGCTGGCACGCATCAAAGAGGACAG GACAGCAGTGGTGTGCCCCATCATCGATGTCATCAGCGATGAGACGTTTGAGTACATGGCAGGCTCAGATATGACCTACGGGGGATTCAACTGGAAGCTGAATTTCCGCTGGTACCCTGTCCCCCAGAGAGAGATGGATCGACGGAAGGGCGATCGAACACTTCCCGTCAG AACTCCCACGATGGCAGGAGGGTTATTCTCTATAGATAAAACATACTTTGAAGAAATTGGAAGCTATGACCCAGGGATGGATATCTGGGGGGGAGAGAACCTCGAAATGTCTTTTAGA ATCTGGCAGTGTGGGGGCTCGCTGGAGATTGTAACGTGCTCCCACGTGGGGCACGTTTTCCGCAAGGCCACCCCGTACAGCTTCCCTGGAGGAACGGGCCAAGTtatcaacaaaaacaacaggcgTCTGGCTGAAGTCTGGATGGATGACTTCAAAGATTTCTTCTATATCATTTCACCAG gtgtgatgCGGGTGGACTACGGGGACGTTTCCTCCCGCAAAGGCCTCCGCGACGCCCTGCGCTGCAAGCCCTTCTCTTGGTATTTGGAGAACATTTATCCTGACTCCCAGATCCCAAGACGATACTACTCACTTGGTGAA atcagaAATGTGGAGACCAACCAGTGTGTGGACAACAtggggaggaaggaaaatgagAAAGTTGGCTTTTTCAACTGCCACGGCATGGGTGGAAACCAG GTGTTCTCATACACTGCCGATAAAGAAATAAGAACAGATGACCTCTGTCTGGACGTCTCCCGCCTTAACGGACCCGTCCTCATGCTCAAGTGCCACCACATGAAGGGCAATCAGATGTTTGAGTACGATGCAGAG AAGCGCACCTTCCTCCACATCATCACCCAATCATGTCTGACCCTCAGCCGTCTGGAGGACGGCAGCTACGGTCCGACGGTGGAGTACTGTAACAGCAGCCCCAAACAGCGCTGGATCCTCCACAACTACACTCGTCTGGAGGTTGCCAGACACCTCTACTTCAGCCCCACTGATTATTTTATCTGA
- the galnt13 gene encoding polypeptide N-acetylgalactosaminyltransferase 13 isoform X1, which yields MRRFVYCKVVLTTSLVWVLVDVFLLLYFSECNKCDDKKDGSLLPALRAVISRRHEGPGEMGKAVVIPKDEQEKMKELFKINQFNLMASDMIALNRSLPDVRLDGCKTKVYPDDVPNTSIVIVFHNEAWSTLLRTVHSVINRSPRHLLVEIVLVDDASERDFLKKKLENYVRTLEVPVRILRMEQRSGLIRARLRGAAATKGQVITFLDAHCECTVGWLEPLLARIKEDRTAVVCPIIDVISDETFEYMAGSDMTYGGFNWKLNFRWYPVPQREMDRRKGDRTLPVRTPTMAGGLFSIDKTYFEEIGSYDPGMDIWGGENLEMSFRIWQCGGSLEIVTCSHVGHVFRKATPYSFPGGTGQVINKNNRRLAEVWMDDFKDFFYIISPGVMRVDYGDVSSRKGLRDALRCKPFSWYLENIYPDSQIPRRYYSLGEIRNVETNQCVDNMGRKENEKVGFFNCHGMGGNQVFSYTADKEIRTDDLCLDVSRLNGPVLMLKCHHMKGNQMFEYDAEKRTFLHIITQSCLTLSRLEDGSYGPTVEYCNSSPKQRWILHNYTRLEVARHLYFSPTDYFI from the exons CTGTAATATCTCGGCGCCACGAGGGTCCAGGCGAGATGGGCAAGGCGGTGGTCATCCCCAAGGACGagcaggagaaaatgaaggagCTGTTTAAAATTAACCAGTTTAATCTGATGGCCAGCGACATGATTGCCCTCAACAGGAGTCTGCCCGACGTGAGGTTGGATGG CTGTAAAACAAAGGTGTATCCCGACGATGTGCCCAACACCAGCATTGTGATTGTCTTTCACAATGAGGCCTGGAGCACCCTGCTGCGGACCGTCCACAGCGTCATTAACCGCTCTCCCAGACACCTGCTCGTGGAGATCGTGCTCGTGGACGATGCCAGTGAGAGAG ATTTcctgaagaagaagctggagaactATGTACGGACCCTGGAGGTGCCTGTGAGGATCCTCAGGATGGAGCAGCGTTCGGGGCTCATCAGAGCCAGGCTGAGGGGGGCGGCTGCCACCAAAGGTCAGGTCATCACCTTCTTGGATGCTCACTGTGAGTGTACCGTCGGATGGCTCGAGCCCTTGCTGGCACGCATCAAAGAGGACAG GACAGCAGTGGTGTGCCCCATCATCGATGTCATCAGCGATGAGACGTTTGAGTACATGGCAGGCTCAGATATGACCTACGGGGGATTCAACTGGAAGCTGAATTTCCGCTGGTACCCTGTCCCCCAGAGAGAGATGGATCGACGGAAGGGCGATCGAACACTTCCCGTCAG AACTCCCACGATGGCAGGAGGGTTATTCTCTATAGATAAAACATACTTTGAAGAAATTGGAAGCTATGACCCAGGGATGGATATCTGGGGGGGAGAGAACCTCGAAATGTCTTTTAGA ATCTGGCAGTGTGGGGGCTCGCTGGAGATTGTAACGTGCTCCCACGTGGGGCACGTTTTCCGCAAGGCCACCCCGTACAGCTTCCCTGGAGGAACGGGCCAAGTtatcaacaaaaacaacaggcgTCTGGCTGAAGTCTGGATGGATGACTTCAAAGATTTCTTCTATATCATTTCACCAG gtgtgatgCGGGTGGACTACGGGGACGTTTCCTCCCGCAAAGGCCTCCGCGACGCCCTGCGCTGCAAGCCCTTCTCTTGGTATTTGGAGAACATTTATCCTGACTCCCAGATCCCAAGACGATACTACTCACTTGGTGAA atcagaAATGTGGAGACCAACCAGTGTGTGGACAACAtggggaggaaggaaaatgagAAAGTTGGCTTTTTCAACTGCCACGGCATGGGTGGAAACCAG GTGTTCTCATACACTGCCGATAAAGAAATAAGAACAGATGACCTCTGTCTGGACGTCTCCCGCCTTAACGGACCCGTCCTCATGCTCAAGTGCCACCACATGAAGGGCAATCAGATGTTTGAGTACGATGCAGAG AAGCGCACCTTCCTCCACATCATCACCCAATCATGTCTGACCCTCAGCCGTCTGGAGGACGGCAGCTACGGTCCGACGGTGGAGTACTGTAACAGCAGCCCCAAACAGCGCTGGATCCTCCACAACTACACTCGTCTGGAGGTTGCCAGACACCTCTACTTCAGCCCCACTGATTATTTTATCTGA